In the genome of Flavobacterium panacagri, one region contains:
- a CDS encoding Hsp20/alpha crystallin family protein has protein sequence MNLIKRNGSHVPAFQRLFFDDVFGRDLFNWENNNFSTTSTTLPSVNIKETDENYEVEVAAPGMSRDDFKVTLDNGQLLISSFKQEHVNKEQENYTRREFSYQSFQRSFVLPKNVVDEDRIRARYENGILLLSIPKLEQARQKSPRMIEIS, from the coding sequence ATGAATCTTATTAAAAGAAACGGAAGCCATGTGCCGGCTTTCCAACGCTTGTTTTTTGATGATGTTTTTGGCCGCGATCTTTTCAATTGGGAAAACAACAATTTTTCAACCACAAGCACCACACTGCCATCAGTGAATATTAAGGAAACTGACGAGAATTATGAAGTAGAGGTTGCAGCTCCCGGCATGAGCAGGGATGACTTTAAGGTTACCCTTGATAATGGACAGCTGCTTATTTCTTCCTTTAAGCAGGAACACGTTAATAAAGAGCAAGAAAATTACACCCGCAGAGAGTTCAGCTACCAATCTTTCCAGAGAAGTTTTGTGCTTCCCAAAAATGTAGTGGACGAAGATAGAATTCGTGCCCGATACGAAAATGGAATTTTACTGCTGTCTATTCCAAAACTGGAACAGGCCAGACAAAAGTCTCCAAGGATGATAGAGATTTCTTAA
- a CDS encoding response regulator has product MTSSETPSGENLNEKEPVKIILAEDDKDDQELFIDALDEADIPSEVTAVENGQQLVNTLRDKSQPDPDIIFIDVNMPVKGGKQALKEIKGDKELRDIPAVMLSTWNHPSDIEDTFEKGADLYVQKPNSFAGFVLLLKKVFLLHWAKALLRPVISLFFVSEKNISQRD; this is encoded by the coding sequence ATGACAAGCTCTGAAACCCCCTCTGGTGAAAACTTAAATGAAAAGGAGCCGGTAAAAATTATACTGGCCGAGGATGATAAGGACGATCAGGAATTATTCATTGATGCCCTTGATGAAGCTGATATTCCCTCTGAGGTAACTGCGGTTGAAAACGGGCAGCAGCTCGTGAATACACTCAGGGATAAATCCCAGCCCGATCCCGATATTATTTTTATAGATGTCAATATGCCTGTTAAAGGGGGCAAACAGGCGCTGAAAGAAATAAAGGGCGATAAAGAGCTTCGCGACATTCCTGCGGTCATGCTCTCCACCTGGAACCATCCTTCGGATATTGAAGATACCTTTGAAAAGGGGGCGGACCTTTATGTCCAGAAGCCAAATTCTTTTGCCGGCTTTGTGCTGCTGCTAAAGAAAGTCTTTCTTCTGCACTGGGCCAAAGCTTTATTGAGACCCGTTATAAGTTTATTTTTTGTTTCTGAAAAGAATATATCGCAGCGGGACTAA
- a CDS encoding SDR family NAD(P)-dependent oxidoreductase — protein MEQNNYQGKLQKATGSGFDAKSTSNKVIKGIDLKGKIAIVTGGNTGIGLETVKTLARAGATVIVPARDVEKAKRNLEGIANVQIEKMDLMNPDSIDAFAEKFLLSGQPLHLLINNAGIMWVPLRRDKRGYESQLATNYLALFQITARLWPALKKADGARVVNVSSGGHQFSDFDFEDPNFLNREYETLQGYGQSKTAVNLFSVELDTLAKAYNVRSYSLCPGAVGETELAREAPVDLFQKLGYSDAEGNILPEVAASLKTIPQGASTTLWAATSKLLNDIGGVYCENTDIAALSSNDAIIGGIKSYSLDQKNAKRLWKLSEEMTGIKFDLH, from the coding sequence ATGGAACAGAATAATTATCAGGGAAAATTGCAGAAAGCTACAGGTTCCGGATTTGATGCCAAATCCACCTCAAACAAGGTTATAAAAGGAATTGATCTTAAGGGAAAAATTGCCATTGTTACGGGCGGAAATACAGGTATTGGTCTGGAAACGGTGAAAACACTTGCCAGAGCCGGCGCAACAGTGATCGTACCTGCCAGAGATGTCGAAAAAGCCAAAAGAAATCTGGAAGGAATTGCAAATGTGCAAATAGAAAAAATGGATTTAATGAATCCCGATTCTATAGATGCTTTTGCTGAAAAGTTTTTGCTTTCAGGACAACCGCTTCATCTGCTCATTAACAATGCAGGAATTATGTGGGTGCCGCTCCGCAGGGATAAGCGAGGATATGAATCGCAGCTGGCAACCAATTATCTGGCGCTGTTTCAGATCACAGCAAGATTATGGCCTGCATTAAAAAAAGCAGATGGCGCAAGGGTGGTTAATGTTTCTTCAGGAGGACACCAATTTTCAGATTTTGATTTTGAAGATCCTAATTTTCTAAATCGGGAGTATGAAACTTTACAGGGATATGGACAGTCAAAAACAGCAGTTAATCTTTTTTCGGTTGAATTAGATACACTTGCAAAAGCCTATAATGTGCGCAGTTATTCTTTATGTCCGGGCGCTGTTGGAGAAACAGAATTAGCAAGGGAAGCACCAGTTGATTTGTTTCAAAAACTGGGTTACAGTGATGCTGAAGGAAATATACTGCCGGAAGTTGCAGCGTCATTAAAAACAATTCCGCAAGGTGCATCTACAACCCTTTGGGCAGCCACGAGCAAATTGCTGAATGATATTGGCGGGGTTTATTGTGAAAATACAGATATAGCAGCATTGAGTTCAAATGATGCAATTATTGGCGGTATTAAATCGTATTCATTAGATCAAAAAAATGCAAAACGTTTGTGGAAATTAAGCGAGGAGATGACTGGAATAAAATTCGATCTTCATTAA
- a CDS encoding helix-turn-helix domain-containing protein, giving the protein MDYQVNYINPEIKLSSYTGKLFKTEAAFNDHLLVWLISGETKIIQADETFVFGAGNTFLIPRNQLAAIINIPKDGLPHKAVAMHLSAKRLREFYDHENAKLKKTATPKIFSFHKHPLLESCLASLIPYFEMQENFPENIASLKITEAISILRTIDPHIDAVLANFDEPYKIDLIAFMEKNFMFNMPLEKFGYLTGRSLTTFKRDFHKAFNITPQRWLTKKRLELAHYQLSEKNKKPVDIYYETGFENLSHFSFAFKKQFGYSPTELQRMNKNF; this is encoded by the coding sequence ATGGATTATCAGGTAAATTACATAAACCCAGAGATTAAACTTTCTAGTTATACCGGCAAGCTGTTTAAAACGGAAGCCGCGTTTAATGATCATTTGCTTGTGTGGTTAATTTCGGGGGAAACGAAAATTATTCAGGCAGATGAAACTTTTGTATTTGGTGCTGGAAATACTTTTTTAATTCCCCGAAATCAATTGGCTGCCATCATTAATATTCCAAAAGATGGTTTGCCGCACAAAGCAGTTGCCATGCATTTATCGGCAAAAAGACTTCGGGAATTTTATGATCACGAAAATGCAAAGCTAAAAAAAACGGCGACACCAAAAATTTTCAGTTTCCATAAACATCCTTTATTGGAAAGCTGCTTGGCTTCGCTGATTCCTTATTTTGAAATGCAGGAAAATTTTCCCGAAAATATCGCTTCCTTAAAAATTACTGAGGCAATTTCGATACTTAGAACTATTGACCCGCATATAGATGCTGTACTGGCAAACTTTGATGAACCTTACAAGATTGATTTAATTGCTTTTATGGAGAAGAACTTTATGTTTAATATGCCATTGGAAAAGTTTGGCTATTTAACAGGCCGGAGTCTGACCACTTTTAAGCGTGATTTTCATAAGGCTTTCAACATTACACCGCAACGCTGGCTAACCAAAAAAAGATTAGAACTAGCCCATTATCAGCTTAGTGAAAAAAACAAAAAACCTGTTGACATTTATTATGAAACAGGTTTTGAAAATTTATCGCATTTTTCATTTGCATTCAAAAAACAGTTTGGTTATTCGCCAACTGAATTGCAAAGAATGAATAAAAATTTTTAA
- a CDS encoding nuclear transport factor 2 family protein, whose product MKKSLIIITLFIVKSNVSAQTKNNHLKKQTKMTNTTILHKANEFVKNGDYESFLAYCTANTKWVFIGERILNGKEEVRAYMKEFYLEPPVFSVEKAIEEDNFVMVTGEIRLKNKAGKYEHFDYCDIWRFEYGKIAELKAFVIEKKP is encoded by the coding sequence ATGAAAAAATCATTAATCATTATCACACTATTTATTGTCAAATCCAATGTTAGTGCCCAAACAAAAAATAATCATTTAAAAAAACAGACAAAAATGACAAATACAACAATCTTACACAAAGCCAATGAATTTGTGAAAAATGGCGATTACGAAAGTTTTTTAGCTTACTGTACCGCAAATACCAAATGGGTTTTCATTGGTGAGCGTATTCTTAATGGAAAAGAAGAAGTGCGTGCTTATATGAAAGAATTCTACTTGGAGCCACCGGTGTTCAGTGTGGAAAAGGCAATCGAAGAAGACAATTTTGTTATGGTGACGGGGGAAATCCGATTAAAAAATAAGGCCGGAAAATATGAACATTTTGATTATTGTGATATCTGGCGGTTCGAATATGGGAAGATAGCAGAGCTCAAAGCATTTGTCATCGAAAAAAAGCCTTAA
- a CDS encoding saccharopine dehydrogenase NADP-binding domain-containing protein: MRLHEKRILIVGGYGQVGSNIAHLIRKSDSAIELILAGRNPQKGELLAKELTHAETAYIDLEEGFNLAQFRETDLIISALDDHSNILRETAILNGIACITVSELADQISTTAFLSLHKTISAPIVFAGHWQAGLLTLVVKQMASGFSSISHITTAGLYDEKDPVGPLVAEEVSGFVGKALIRQDGNWQYVDSKNNARPINLYGGSSAIGHPMSTLDVPSIAAFTSARNIRFDFIIGESIGSSNGLTASHDLYIEIEGISSSGEPKKIRTIVSGPKGNSHLTAVGVYMIAERVLGLNGQTAHKTGGLYLPETIVSSDNIIRRLAEFGIQTIEENI; encoded by the coding sequence ATGAGATTACACGAAAAAAGAATTCTGATTGTTGGAGGTTACGGGCAGGTAGGGAGCAACATAGCACATTTAATAAGAAAATCAGACAGTGCTATCGAACTTATTCTTGCAGGGAGAAATCCCCAAAAAGGAGAACTGCTGGCTAAAGAATTAACCCATGCTGAAACAGCCTATATCGATTTGGAAGAAGGTTTCAATTTAGCTCAATTTCGAGAAACTGACCTTATAATATCAGCTTTGGATGACCATAGCAATATTTTAAGGGAAACGGCTATTTTAAATGGTATTGCCTGTATTACGGTAAGCGAATTGGCTGATCAGATTTCTACTACAGCATTTCTCAGCCTTCATAAAACAATTTCTGCTCCTATAGTTTTCGCGGGGCATTGGCAGGCCGGACTCTTGACATTAGTTGTAAAGCAGATGGCTTCTGGGTTCAGCAGCATCTCGCATATCACAACTGCCGGACTATACGATGAAAAAGATCCGGTAGGACCATTGGTTGCAGAAGAAGTTAGTGGTTTTGTAGGTAAGGCACTGATCCGTCAGGATGGAAATTGGCAGTATGTGGATTCAAAAAATAATGCAAGACCGATTAACCTGTATGGTGGATCATCGGCTATTGGACATCCAATGAGTACCCTTGACGTTCCGAGTATCGCAGCTTTTACGAGTGCCCGCAATATTCGGTTTGATTTCATTATTGGGGAATCAATAGGCAGCAGTAATGGTTTGACAGCATCACACGATTTGTATATTGAGATAGAAGGGATCTCATCATCCGGAGAACCGAAGAAAATCAGAACCATTGTTTCCGGTCCTAAAGGGAATTCTCATCTAACTGCGGTAGGCGTCTATATGATCGCAGAGAGGGTTCTTGGCCTGAATGGACAGACTGCGCATAAAACAGGAGGTCTATACCTTCCTGAAACCATAGTTTCATCGGATAATATTATAAGACGTCTGGCAGAATTTGGAATTCAAACTATTGAAGAGAATATCTAA
- a CDS encoding TetR/AcrR family transcriptional regulator, which translates to MDKKEERLNQILSTTIEVLIKEGAENLSMRKVAKNANLSLSNLQYYYKDKNLLLIATVEFYFESCKKELTQAIKLLAADSTPDKNVFLEKVLSMLLIDGRSSHQTLMFQEIWTLASRNKELQNAVETYYKTYCLWMIDLVSAFCSKPEEIVSFLIPFVEGYTIVNNVIPLTKEKVIEMMVKLITILEK; encoded by the coding sequence ATGGACAAAAAAGAAGAGCGATTAAATCAGATCTTATCGACAACAATAGAGGTGCTAATAAAGGAAGGTGCAGAAAATCTCTCTATGAGAAAAGTAGCAAAAAATGCGAATTTGTCTTTAAGTAATCTGCAATACTATTATAAAGATAAAAATCTTCTCTTGATTGCCACAGTGGAGTTTTACTTTGAAAGCTGCAAGAAAGAGCTGACTCAGGCTATCAAACTTTTGGCAGCTGACAGCACACCTGATAAAAATGTTTTTCTGGAAAAGGTTTTGAGTATGTTATTAATTGATGGAAGATCCAGTCATCAAACCTTAATGTTTCAGGAAATATGGACTTTAGCATCAAGGAACAAGGAATTACAAAACGCTGTGGAAACCTACTATAAAACCTATTGCTTATGGATGATCGATTTGGTCTCTGCATTTTGCAGTAAGCCTGAGGAAATAGTAAGTTTTCTTATTCCTTTTGTAGAAGGATACACCATTGTTAATAATGTCATTCCTCTGACTAAGGAAAAAGTAATCGAGATGATGGTAAAACTGATCACAATTTTGGAAAAGTAA
- a CDS encoding helix-turn-helix domain-containing protein — translation MEVIRIKSITEYHRFRGLPKPEHPLISLVDYAQVKFPSDEKTTKIVMDFYSIALKRDIGAKLYYGQQVYDFDEGIMSFIAPGQVLRLEQDPDSLHKGTGYLLQIHPDFLWNSPLAKNVKSYTFFDYSINEALFLSEKEENIIVNIFENIREEYHINIDRFTQDLIIAQIELLLKYCDRYYNRQFLTRKISSHQILSKVEEFLNNYFDDKNRDERSLLSVQTVADNMNVSSDYLSNLLKLHTGQNTQQHIHNKLIEKAKEKLSTTSLSISEIAYELGFEHLQSFSKLFKNKTNETPLKFRTKFN, via the coding sequence ATGGAAGTAATTAGAATAAAAAGCATCACAGAGTATCATCGCTTTAGAGGGCTTCCTAAGCCGGAACATCCTTTAATAAGTCTGGTCGATTATGCACAGGTAAAATTCCCTAGTGATGAAAAAACGACAAAAATTGTGATGGATTTTTATTCTATTGCTTTAAAACGTGATATTGGAGCCAAACTCTATTATGGCCAGCAGGTTTACGATTTTGACGAAGGTATAATGTCATTTATAGCACCGGGGCAGGTTTTGCGACTCGAGCAGGATCCTGATTCATTACATAAAGGCACGGGCTATTTATTGCAAATTCACCCAGACTTTTTATGGAATTCACCATTAGCAAAAAATGTTAAGAGCTACACGTTTTTTGATTATTCAATTAATGAAGCACTATTTCTTTCTGAAAAAGAGGAAAATATCATTGTAAATATTTTTGAAAATATAAGAGAAGAATACCACATCAACATTGATAGATTTACGCAGGATTTAATAATTGCGCAGATAGAATTATTGCTCAAATATTGCGACAGATATTACAATCGTCAATTTCTTACAAGAAAAATCAGCAGTCATCAAATACTATCAAAAGTTGAAGAATTTTTGAATAATTATTTTGATGATAAAAACCGTGACGAAAGAAGTCTTCTTTCTGTCCAGACCGTTGCTGATAATATGAATGTTTCTTCAGACTATTTAAGCAATTTACTGAAGCTTCATACTGGTCAGAATACACAGCAGCATATTCACAATAAACTCATAGAAAAAGCGAAAGAAAAACTTTCTACTACCAGTTTATCAATTAGTGAAATTGCGTATGAGCTGGGATTCGAACACCTTCAGAGCTTTAGTAAATTGTTCAAAAACAAAACAAATGAAACACCTTTAAAGTTCAGAACTAAGTTTAATTAA
- a CDS encoding ester cyclase → MEKEDKGVVKALSKQEIDTIERFYAAWKLKKPEVLDEICMPDWKDIPLAPQQEDNPKGLQAIMKFLFELFPDIEIVIHEIFGSHERAAVRASMQFTHVNEIMGIAPTNKKVTIALHEFHYLKNGKLTHTWHLEDWFGLLMQSKQ, encoded by the coding sequence ATGGAAAAAGAAGATAAAGGAGTAGTCAAAGCTCTTTCGAAACAGGAAATAGATACTATTGAAAGGTTTTATGCAGCATGGAAACTTAAAAAGCCAGAAGTATTAGACGAAATCTGCATGCCCGACTGGAAAGATATTCCGCTGGCGCCGCAGCAGGAAGATAATCCTAAAGGACTGCAGGCAATTATGAAATTTTTGTTTGAATTGTTTCCTGATATAGAAATTGTAATTCATGAGATATTTGGCAGCCATGAGCGTGCAGCTGTAAGAGCTTCAATGCAGTTTACGCATGTAAATGAAATTATGGGAATTGCTCCAACCAATAAGAAAGTAACAATAGCGCTGCATGAATTTCATTATTTGAAAAATGGCAAACTTACCCATACTTGGCATTTAGAAGACTGGTTTGGTCTTTTAATGCAGAGCAAACAATAA
- a CDS encoding SDR family NAD(P)-dependent oxidoreductase, whose translation MSSQSKIAVVTGGSRGLGKDMAINLAKYGLDIVLTYNSQKEAAENVVKQIHDIGQKSAAIKLDVSDSFSFDLFEKNLKDHLTNYFNSDGIDYLINNAGFIHYANFDAITETQFTEMENVHLKGPFFLTQKLLPLLRSYGGIVNVSSGLTRFVTPGFAAYAALKGAMETLTKYQAKELGARNIRVNVIAPGAVETDIMGGAVRDNAEMNQYLASQTALGRVGLPEDIGGVVAFLCSDAGGWINAQRIEISGGSNL comes from the coding sequence ATGTCATCGCAAAGTAAAATTGCAGTAGTAACAGGAGGGAGCCGCGGTCTTGGAAAAGATATGGCTATAAATCTTGCTAAATACGGATTGGATATAGTTTTAACCTATAACAGTCAAAAAGAAGCAGCAGAAAATGTTGTAAAACAGATTCATGATATCGGACAAAAGTCGGCCGCTATAAAACTAGACGTCTCAGATTCTTTCAGTTTTGATTTGTTTGAAAAGAATCTTAAAGACCATTTAACTAATTATTTCAACTCAGATGGTATTGATTATCTGATCAATAATGCAGGTTTTATTCACTATGCAAATTTTGATGCTATCACTGAAACTCAATTTACAGAAATGGAAAATGTACATCTTAAAGGTCCATTTTTCCTTACTCAAAAATTATTGCCATTATTAAGATCTTACGGAGGAATTGTAAATGTTTCTTCAGGATTAACTCGTTTTGTCACGCCGGGATTTGCAGCTTATGCAGCACTAAAAGGAGCAATGGAGACATTGACAAAATATCAGGCAAAAGAACTTGGTGCAAGAAATATAAGAGTAAATGTTATTGCTCCAGGTGCTGTCGAAACAGATATTATGGGCGGTGCGGTACGTGACAATGCAGAAATGAACCAATACCTGGCTTCGCAGACTGCTCTTGGAAGAGTTGGACTGCCCGAGGATATTGGGGGAGTGGTGGCATTTTTATGCAGTGATGCCGGCGGCTGGATTAATGCGCAGCGAATAGAAATTTCAGGAGGTTCAAATCTATAA
- the rpiA gene encoding ribose-5-phosphate isomerase RpiA — translation MNLEQEKELAAKEAVKLLGDNMIVGLGTGSSSVYAIREIAKLVSNGLKIKAVPTSNKTKELAEALNIPLIDINLINSIDITIDGADEFTSDLILIKGGGGALLREKIVASLTKQEIIIADSSKEVKQIGKFKVPIEVIPFASNYILSQIKVLNGIGKIRMEGDRPFKTDQANNIIDADFGIISDPASLSKKLNDINGIVGHGIFIGLTSKVIMGKGDSTIIFD, via the coding sequence ATGAATTTAGAACAAGAAAAAGAGCTAGCGGCAAAAGAAGCGGTTAAATTACTAGGAGATAATATGATTGTGGGATTAGGTACAGGTTCAAGCTCTGTTTATGCAATAAGAGAAATTGCAAAACTTGTCAGCAATGGCCTAAAAATAAAAGCGGTACCAACTTCTAATAAAACTAAAGAACTTGCTGAGGCTTTAAATATTCCTTTGATTGATATTAATTTGATAAATTCAATAGATATCACAATTGATGGAGCAGATGAATTTACCTCTGACTTAATTTTAATCAAAGGAGGTGGGGGTGCATTGCTTAGAGAAAAAATTGTAGCCTCATTAACAAAACAAGAAATTATAATAGCGGATTCATCAAAAGAAGTAAAACAAATAGGGAAATTCAAAGTCCCAATTGAAGTAATTCCATTTGCTTCAAATTATATTTTAAGTCAAATTAAAGTATTAAATGGAATTGGAAAAATTAGGATGGAAGGAGATAGACCATTTAAAACAGATCAGGCAAACAATATTATAGATGCTGATTTTGGCATCATTTCTGATCCTGCTTCTTTATCTAAAAAGTTAAATGATATTAATGGAATTGTTGGACATGGAATATTTATCGGTCTGACAAGTAAAGTTATCATGGGAAAAGGAGATTCAACCATAATTTTTGATTAA
- a CDS encoding Dps family protein has protein sequence MKATIGLTEKNTDAVSNELAKLLADEFVLYTKTRNAHWNVTGDNFHANHIFFENQYKQLDEIIDSVAERMRKIGHYAPATLKSYLELTHLTEYSERTNDGLGFMKDLLKDHESIIEFIRGNITPFADDYKDYGSSDFITGLIEIHEEMAWMIRSYFR, from the coding sequence ATGAAAGCAACCATTGGCCTTACAGAAAAAAATACTGACGCTGTTTCTAATGAATTAGCAAAACTGCTCGCAGACGAATTTGTACTTTATACTAAAACCAGAAATGCACACTGGAATGTTACAGGCGATAATTTTCATGCCAATCACATTTTCTTCGAAAATCAATACAAACAGTTGGATGAAATCATTGACAGCGTTGCAGAACGTATGCGTAAAATTGGCCACTACGCACCAGCAACCTTAAAATCATATCTTGAACTTACGCATCTTACAGAATATAGCGAAAGAACAAACGATGGTTTAGGTTTTATGAAAGATCTATTAAAAGACCATGAAAGTATTATTGAATTTATCCGTGGCAACATCACTCCTTTTGCTGATGATTACAAAGATTACGGATCAAGCGATTTTATTACCGGCTTAATAGAAATTCATGAAGAAATGGCATGGATGATACGCTCTTACTTTAGATAA
- a CDS encoding LytR/AlgR family response regulator transcription factor encodes MKALIVDDNDIARTTLSHLAKQIPNLTVVNEYSNAIEAYHHLQENQVDLIFLDIEMPEMTGIELTKNIAGKDIIIIFTSSKKEYALEAFELNIADYILKPVTPARFLQAVSKAQSIIESRKENIQFGKEEFLFVRDSNITRRLKLDDIFYAEAMGDYVKFYTKEKMFAIHGKMKTAEERLPKDDFIRVHRSYIVSIGKIDTLQEGGIMINKKFIPVADAYRKALNTRMNVF; translated from the coding sequence ATGAAAGCGTTAATTGTTGATGACAATGATATTGCAAGAACTACTTTATCTCATTTGGCAAAACAAATTCCGAATCTTACTGTTGTAAATGAATATTCGAATGCTATTGAAGCCTATCATCATTTACAGGAAAATCAGGTAGATTTGATTTTTTTGGATATCGAAATGCCTGAGATGACGGGAATTGAATTGACAAAAAATATCGCAGGGAAAGATATCATCATCATTTTTACCTCTTCTAAAAAAGAATATGCGCTGGAGGCATTTGAATTGAATATCGCAGATTATATTCTAAAACCAGTTACTCCTGCCCGATTTTTACAGGCAGTGAGTAAAGCACAGTCTATCATTGAGAGCAGAAAAGAGAATATACAATTTGGTAAAGAAGAATTTTTATTCGTTAGAGATTCTAATATTACCAGACGACTAAAACTAGATGATATTTTTTATGCTGAAGCAATGGGAGATTATGTAAAGTTTTACACCAAAGAAAAAATGTTTGCCATTCACGGCAAAATGAAAACTGCCGAAGAACGTCTGCCAAAAGATGATTTCATTAGAGTACATCGTTCTTATATTGTTTCTATTGGTAAAATTGACACTTTACAAGAAGGAGGTATTATGATTAACAAAAAATTTATTCCTGTTGCAGATGCTTACAGAAAAGCACTTAACACTAGGATGAATGTTTTCTAA